Proteins from a genomic interval of Candidatus Thiopontia autotrophica:
- the bioC gene encoding malonyl-ACP O-methyltransferase BioC, with the protein MADEQMGIHAQNHNLKRSLVRANFERASSSYDEVALLQREVAERMLEQFEYTNITPQAILDIGTGTGYCARALEKRFGKSTVVALDIAHNMLLEARRQSRQSKSLLSRFAGGSRQQFLCADTIQLPLVDRSMDLIFSNFTLQWCQDLPALFKEFRRVLRPGGLLMFSTLGTDTLTELRQSWTGVDDMVHVNHFVDLHDIGDLLLNTGFVEPVTSVDRFELTYPDVMTLMGDLKGLGATNVNEGRPRGLTGRAKISQLDQIYREMQGGRERISATWEVVYGHAWGTEEFSLPLNRFNT; encoded by the coding sequence TTGGCAGATGAGCAAATGGGTATTCATGCCCAGAACCATAACCTGAAGAGGAGCCTGGTCCGTGCAAACTTCGAAAGGGCATCCTCAAGTTATGATGAGGTGGCTCTGTTGCAGCGAGAGGTTGCCGAGCGGATGCTGGAACAGTTTGAGTATACAAACATCACTCCTCAGGCCATTCTTGATATCGGTACAGGTACCGGATATTGCGCCAGGGCTCTGGAGAAAAGGTTTGGCAAGAGCACTGTTGTTGCCCTTGATATTGCCCATAACATGTTGCTTGAGGCTCGCAGGCAGTCGCGACAGAGCAAGAGTCTGTTGAGTCGTTTTGCAGGCGGATCAAGGCAGCAGTTTCTCTGTGCGGATACTATCCAGCTCCCCCTGGTTGACCGTAGCATGGATCTTATATTCTCCAATTTTACCCTGCAGTGGTGCCAGGATCTGCCTGCACTATTTAAGGAGTTTCGCAGGGTGTTGCGCCCGGGAGGGCTGTTGATGTTCTCTACCCTTGGTACGGATACACTGACTGAGTTGCGTCAGAGTTGGACAGGGGTGGATGACATGGTTCACGTAAACCATTTTGTGGATCTTCATGATATTGGTGACCTGTTGTTAAACACCGGGTTTGTTGAGCCGGTCACCAGCGTCGACCGTTTTGAGCTCACCTATCCAGATGTAATGACACTTATGGGTGACCTCAAGGGGTTGGGTGCAACCAATGTAAATGAGGGGAGGCCACGTGGTCTTACCGGTAGAGCGAAAATAAGTCAGCTGGATCAAATATATAGAGAGATGCAGGGCGGAAGAGAGAGGATCTCTGCAACCTGGGAGGTGGTCTATGGGCATGCATGGGGTACCGAGGAATTTTCTCTCCCTCTAAATAGATTTAATACTTGA
- the bioH gene encoding pimeloyl-ACP methyl ester esterase BioH, with product MQPLILLHGWGFNGSVWDSLLPELQNNFAVTVIDLPGYRSRPKVGGMTLGEMAEDVAEQVPESAVWLGWSLGGQVALQAALNWPDKVSKLILVGSTPRFVQGGGWREAIKQKVLDDFGKALIRSRETTIGRFLTLQMLGAKMSGESRELIKKLKLSLSEPPLNGTLEAGLQVLNETDLRPYLGSIKQPAHWIMGERDQLVPYSAGEIAAGQMESGTFTVIEGAAHAPFLSHREQFMEEVIRFGR from the coding sequence ATGCAGCCATTAATTCTTCTCCATGGCTGGGGGTTTAATGGGTCGGTATGGGACTCTCTGCTTCCAGAACTGCAAAACAATTTTGCCGTTACCGTGATAGATCTGCCTGGGTATCGCTCACGTCCCAAGGTTGGGGGTATGACTCTTGGCGAGATGGCAGAGGATGTGGCAGAACAGGTGCCGGAGAGTGCAGTATGGCTGGGGTGGTCACTTGGTGGACAGGTGGCGCTGCAGGCGGCGCTGAATTGGCCGGATAAGGTATCAAAGCTTATTCTGGTTGGGTCAACTCCACGTTTTGTGCAGGGAGGGGGGTGGAGAGAGGCCATCAAGCAGAAGGTGCTTGATGATTTTGGCAAGGCCCTTATCCGCTCAAGGGAGACCACCATTGGCCGTTTTCTCACCCTGCAGATGTTGGGGGCCAAGATGTCTGGTGAGAGCAGAGAGTTAATAAAAAAGCTCAAGCTGTCACTCTCCGAGCCACCTCTGAACGGAACTCTGGAGGCGGGTCTGCAGGTTCTCAATGAGACTGACTTGCGCCCATATCTTGGCTCTATAAAACAACCGGCACACTGGATAATGGGAGAGCGGGATCAACTGGTTCCATATTCGGCAGGTGAGATTGCTGCAGGGCAGATGGAATCAGGTACTTTTACGGTGATAGAGGGGGCTGCACATGCCCCATTTCTTAGCCACAGAGAGCAGTTTATGGAAGAGGTTATACGTTTTGGCAGATGA
- a CDS encoding aminotransferase class I/II-fold pyridoxal phosphate-dependent enzyme codes for ELGFNLMRSETPIQPLLAGSTEDALRLSTKLQQQGVVVTAIRPPTVPEGSSRLRITLSAEHTEEHVDRLLEALDRCSH; via the coding sequence CTGAGCTTGGATTTAATCTGATGAGATCGGAGACACCGATTCAGCCGCTGCTGGCCGGCAGTACAGAGGATGCGCTGCGACTCTCAACCAAATTGCAGCAGCAGGGAGTTGTGGTAACAGCCATTCGTCCACCAACAGTACCTGAGGGGTCGTCTCGTCTGCGTATTACTCTCTCTGCAGAACATACAGAGGAGCATGTCGACAGGCTTCTGGAGGCACTTGACAGATGCAGCCATTAA
- a CDS encoding aminotransferase class I/II-fold pyridoxal phosphate-dependent enzyme: MGIDHQLQQQLDERMEQSLYRQRRVVDSPQGVEIEVDGKRYLSFSSNDYLGLANHPEIVEAFQQGLYRWGAGSGAAHLVTGHTAAHHALEEELADFLGYPRVLLFSSGYMANLGIHQALLGRNDRTIHDRLNHASLLDGARLSGAKLLRYTHADITALERRVSEPHKGRTLVVTDGVFSMDGDIAPLPGVAGECRCGGATLMVDDAHGIGVHGPGGRGTVAKFGLGVSEVP; this comes from the coding sequence ATGGGTATTGACCACCAATTACAGCAGCAGCTTGATGAGCGCATGGAGCAGTCACTCTATCGTCAAAGGCGAGTGGTTGATTCACCTCAAGGGGTGGAGATTGAGGTTGATGGTAAACGTTATCTCTCCTTCAGCAGCAACGACTATCTGGGTTTGGCCAACCATCCAGAGATAGTGGAGGCGTTTCAGCAGGGGCTCTATCGTTGGGGGGCAGGAAGTGGGGCGGCCCACCTTGTAACCGGCCACACAGCTGCCCACCATGCGCTGGAAGAGGAGTTGGCAGACTTTCTGGGTTACCCCAGGGTGCTGCTCTTTTCGTCAGGCTATATGGCTAATCTGGGTATCCATCAGGCCCTGCTGGGACGCAACGACAGAACAATTCATGACCGCCTGAATCACGCCTCCCTGCTTGATGGGGCAAGGCTAAGTGGGGCAAAACTATTGCGCTATACCCATGCCGATATCACTGCCCTGGAGCGTAGAGTGTCGGAGCCACATAAGGGGCGTACCTTGGTGGTGACCGATGGGGTATTCAGTATGGATGGTGATATTGCCCCGCTGCCGGGGGTTGCCGGAGAGTGTCGATGTGGTGGCGCTACACTGATGGTGGATGATGCGCACGGAATTGGGGTTCATGGTCCAGGGGGGAGGGGGACGGTGGCAAAGTTTGGATTGGGGGTGTCAGAGGTGCCG
- the bioB gene encoding biotin synthase BioB, with protein sequence MSSNSEVRNSWQLSEVEALFDLPFNDLLFKAQTIHRETFDPNRVQVSTLMSIKTGGCSEDCKYCSQSARNDSELEREKLAEVEEVLRAAEEAKRSGSSRFCMGAAWRNPRGKDMERLLTMVSGVKALGMETCMTLGMLTQRQAEKLKKAGLDYYNHNLDTSEAYYGEVITTRTYQDRLDTLEYVRDAGLNVCSGGIVGMGESRQDRAGLLATLANLPRQPDSVPINRLVRVSGTPLDEMEGLEELEPLEFVRTICVARIVMPKSWVRLSAGRESMSDELQALCFAAGANSIFSGEQLLTTPNAGEESDASLFAKLGLEATAGEEVVLG encoded by the coding sequence ATGAGTTCAAATTCAGAGGTTCGTAACAGTTGGCAGTTAAGTGAGGTGGAGGCGCTATTTGACCTCCCTTTTAATGATCTGCTGTTCAAGGCTCAGACCATTCATCGTGAGACCTTTGATCCAAACAGAGTGCAGGTCAGCACCCTGATGAGCATCAAGACAGGCGGTTGCTCGGAGGATTGCAAGTACTGTTCACAGAGTGCACGCAACGACAGCGAGCTGGAGCGTGAAAAACTTGCGGAGGTAGAAGAGGTTCTAAGAGCTGCAGAGGAGGCAAAACGCTCAGGCTCATCCCGCTTCTGTATGGGGGCGGCTTGGCGCAATCCCAGGGGGAAGGATATGGAGCGACTGCTCACCATGGTGAGTGGGGTCAAGGCGCTGGGGATGGAGACCTGCATGACTCTGGGAATGCTGACCCAGAGGCAGGCTGAGAAGTTGAAGAAGGCGGGGCTTGATTACTATAACCATAACCTGGATACCTCGGAGGCCTATTATGGCGAGGTGATCACTACCCGAACATATCAGGACAGGCTTGATACCCTGGAATATGTACGCGATGCCGGTCTCAATGTATGCAGTGGCGGGATTGTGGGGATGGGTGAGTCCAGGCAGGATCGTGCCGGGCTGTTGGCAACCCTGGCCAACCTTCCCAGGCAGCCGGATAGTGTGCCGATCAACCGTCTGGTACGGGTCTCCGGAACCCCGCTGGATGAGATGGAGGGGCTGGAGGAGCTTGAGCCACTGGAGTTTGTCCGCACCATATGTGTGGCCCGCATAGTGATGCCGAAGTCGTGGGTACGGCTCTCGGCAGGGAGGGAGTCGATGAGCGATGAGCTGCAGGCGCTCTGTTTTGCGGCGGGCGCCAACTCCATCTTCTCAGGGGAGCAGCTGTTAACTACACCAAATGCGGGTGAGGAGAGTGATGCCTCACTATTTGCAAAGTTGGGGCTGGAGGCTACGGCTGGGGAGGAGGTGGTGTTGGGGTAG
- a CDS encoding ComF family protein — protein sequence MFEKVYRQLRKLTPPEPCAICGIPSHGDVALCNSCRERLPTLSSAPFELQSRNQWDKIIIPYRYSEPLAPLIQQLKFDHKLNYARLFGSLMMEQLQKDMAAPPDLILPIPLHPRRLRQRGFNQALEIIRNPAKELGIPLDITSCLRRKHTEPQLSLNAAKRRHNLEDAFHITTPLNGATVAIFDDVITTGSTMRAVTHALKSGGAGKIQIWALAYTPPHG from the coding sequence ATGTTTGAAAAAGTTTACAGACAACTGCGCAAACTTACTCCCCCTGAACCCTGCGCCATATGCGGCATCCCGAGTCATGGTGATGTTGCGCTGTGCAACTCTTGCAGAGAGAGACTGCCTACTCTAAGCAGCGCCCCTTTCGAGCTTCAGAGCCGCAATCAGTGGGACAAGATTATCATCCCCTATCGCTATAGCGAGCCGTTGGCCCCGTTGATCCAACAGCTGAAGTTTGACCACAAACTTAACTATGCCAGACTATTTGGTTCACTGATGATGGAGCAGCTTCAAAAGGATATGGCTGCACCACCGGATCTGATACTACCTATTCCACTCCACCCCAGACGGCTACGCCAGCGCGGCTTCAACCAGGCCCTTGAGATAATCCGTAACCCTGCCAAAGAGCTTGGCATTCCGCTTGATATAACAAGTTGTCTCAGAAGAAAACATACAGAACCACAACTTTCCCTGAACGCCGCAAAGAGGAGGCACAACCTGGAAGATGCCTTCCACATAACCACCCCTCTAAATGGTGCCACCGTTGCCATCTTTGATGATGTGATAACCACCGGCAGCACCATGAGAGCTGTCACCCATGCCCTGAAAAGTGGCGGGGCTGGCAAGATTCAGATCTGGGCACTCGCCTATACTCCGCCCCACGGGTAA